AGGGTGTAGGGTGCAGGGATCAGGGCGTAGAGCACGCCACACACCCAGCCCTGAACCCTCCGCCCTGTACCCTAAGCCCTTCACCCTAACCCCACAATCAGGTCTCACCCTCGTCGAACTCATCATCTGCGTCGCCATTGTAGCCCTGCTCGCCTCCGCGGCCATTCCCATCGCCCGCTTCCAGGTCAAACGCACCAAAGAGCGCGAGCTTCGCCGCGACCTCTGGGAGATGCGCGACGCCATCGACCACTACAAAGACGCCGCCGACAAGGGAGCCTTCCAGATCAAAGCAGACTCCCTCGGATACCCCCCGGACCTGCAAACCCTCGTCGATGGAGTCGAGGTCACCGCAGCCCAGGGGAAAAAGGTAAAATTTCTTCGTCGCATCCCCACCGACCCCATGACCAACAACACCGACTGGGGCATGCGCTCCAACCAGGACGACACGGACTCCGACTCCTTCGGCGGCCAAAACGTCTTTGACGTCCACAGCAAGAGCACCGGAACCGCACTCGACGGAACGAAGTACTCCACATGGTAGCCACTCCCCCAATTCGGCAAGATACCGTCGCAGTAATCCGCCAATACTTCGCTGTCATCCTGACCCTGAGCCTGTCGAAGGGGAAGGATCCCCGCATTTTGTTCGGAGCGCCACGACTCTTACAGACCCCAGCCATCCCAACACCAGCCCCAAACCCTGAGCCCTGCACCCTAAACCCTGCACCCCGTTTCCCTGAACCCCTTTTCACTGAACCCTGTCCCACCTCAGGCTTTACCCTCCTCGAGCTGATGATCGTCATGGTCGTCATCGGCCTCCTTGCCGCCATCGCCATCCCCGCCTACACCAGCAACATCCGCAACGCCAAAGAGGCTGTCCTTAAGGAAGATCTCCACACCATGCGCCAGGCCATCGACTCCTACACCGTCGACAAAGCCAAGGCCCCCCAATCCCTCGACGACCTCGTCCAGGCGGGCTACCTCAAGTCGATGCCCGTCGACCCCTTCACCCACCGCTCCGACACCTGGCTCCCCGTCCAGGAGGACACCAACATGAGCCTCGACCAGACCGAAACCGGCATCGACGACGTCCACAGCGGAGCCCAGCAAACCGCCTCCGACGGCACCTCTTACAACACCTGGTAACACCTGCCCAAGCGAAGCTATATCACCCTCAGCTTTTGCTGTCATCCTGAGCGCAGCGAAGGATCCCGAAGGACCCTACCAGTCCCAACCGTTCGTCGCTTTCACCCCCCAGCAGTCGGCTGTTGTTTCTCTCCCTCACAAGACCCTGTGCAGACCCAGTACATCAAAAACGTAAAAGCAACCGAAAAGTTGCACTTTCCACCCGCATCCTCTAACATGCAACCAAGAGGTTGCCCATGTCCACCAACCGCATCGAAAAAACAATCGAACTCAAAGCCCCCATCTCCCGCGTCTGGCGAGCCCTCACCGACCACCGCGAGTTCGGCGAATGGTTCCACGTCAAGCTCGAAGGCCCCTTCCTTCCCGGCTCCATCATCCGCGGCCAAATCACTCATCCCGGCTACGAGCACCTCATCATGG
The nucleotide sequence above comes from Tunturibacter empetritectus. Encoded proteins:
- a CDS encoding type II secretion system protein → MVATPPIRQDTVAVIRQYFAVILTLSLSKGKDPRILFGAPRLLQTPAIPTPAPNPEPCTLNPAPRFPEPLFTEPCPTSGFTLLELMIVMVVIGLLAAIAIPAYTSNIRNAKEAVLKEDLHTMRQAIDSYTVDKAKAPQSLDDLVQAGYLKSMPVDPFTHRSDTWLPVQEDTNMSLDQTETGIDDVHSGAQQTASDGTSYNTW
- a CDS encoding type II secretion system protein, whose protein sequence is MYPKPFTLTPQSGLTLVELIICVAIVALLASAAIPIARFQVKRTKERELRRDLWEMRDAIDHYKDAADKGAFQIKADSLGYPPDLQTLVDGVEVTAAQGKKVKFLRRIPTDPMTNNTDWGMRSNQDDTDSDSFGGQNVFDVHSKSTGTALDGTKYSTW